Proteins encoded within one genomic window of Babesia bigemina genome assembly Bbig001, chromosome : IV:
- a CDS encoding histidyl-tRNA synthetase, putative, which produces MAKIVLNSVRMLSMEELFSVALSKRPLVLEPELAKTLGVAVSTSIGRSEASDKAAGAAARGSSYRDSLIGRMICCALLQKAVRRKPPPSSGFILKLFDALNRTSFDVSMALESLNLRAEGPSEVASTPSSGVVRTLASVAQIGAAGSDKDALGTIASSLGLTADECAALSRGQTELFATVSVLGLVLSSLSKFSDCAVGLACESLRIPTQCLSSAEIQKLPHCVGVARNLIWLTEDSKLIPSSSNSGDASLELILPSYMLANGELEHLSKAVIKITSEMFAAICGGMNNPASQKVAEHAWLFALQSHVANLCRCLTSVATCYMSLLRGLSNRFKVISSEIGHSDDASGVGNASGAADVNTSSSEYENLIQSFESSLASLDSTSVNLEKLDKLAGVCGDMSVACVSLSTSILSTQQRPKGKSAEAAKAGSDAGDRKLLLGHGNLGVAAYLRELLGGEGVSGVRSYQVLCNSLAGPRLLHQSARVETLLIPRNQKVRKLKVPKGTVDTLPEEMLVRTIVLDAVRSIFKQHGACEIDTPVFELRETLMGKYGEDQKLIFDLKDSGGEQLSLRYDLTVPFARFLASNKIDKMKRYQIGKVYRRDEPQINRGRFREFVQCDLDYAGVHPPMVADAEVLFILIRVLRMLRPGGFHVKIGHRVVLDAIMSHCGVPSEMHRTICSSIDKLDKEPWANVRDEMMCEKGLSVSVVNALQEFVETKGPMLDVVTFLRGKNIAGATEALDEMVLLNQYLSAYGVTAEELSFDLSLARGLDYYTGVIFEAVLTGASVGSVGAGGRYDGLIGMLSGRNVPSVGMSVGIERLMKVVAHGDVSSDITDVFVCTVGDESMALERLRLCSLLWDGGVTAEFHYNARANLRKQFDAATAKRAQLAVVVGMSEVAAGTVRIKPLNYSREDGTDAQDAGKSEEVVVSRADMVHTVRRILGEVGGRYVQLTKNVIPNMAQVL; this is translated from the exons ATGGCGAAGATTGTGCTGAATTCGGTGCGTATGCTCTCCATGGAGGAGCTCTTCTCCGTGGCGCTGTCTAAGCGTCCGCTGGTTCTCGAGCCCGAGCTTGCGAAAACGCTCGGAGTTGCAGTTTCGACGTCAATTGGGCGTTCTGAAGCTTCTGACAAGGCGGCGGGTGCCGCTGCCCGCGGTTCTAGCTACCGCGATTCTCTTATAGGCCGCATGATATGCTGCGCTCTTCTGCAGAAGGCCGTCCGTCGGAAGCCGCCACCAAGCTCCGGGTTCATACTCAAGCTCTTTGATGCCTTGAATCGTACTTCCTTCGACGTGAGCATGGCCTTGGAGTCGCTTAATCTGCGTGCCGAGGGTCCGAGTGAGGTGGCCAGCACCCCCAGCTCCGGTGTGGTCCGCACGTTGGCAAGCGTCGCACAAATAGGTGCCGCGGGATCCGACAAGGACGCGCTCGGAACGATCGCCAGCAGCCTCGGCCTCACGGCGGATGAGTGCGCTGCGCTGAGCCGTGGCCAGACCGAGTTGTTTGCAACGGTGTCGGTGCTTGGCCTGGTATTGAGCTCCCTTTCCAAGTTCTCCGACTGTGCTGTCGGCCTGGCTTGCGAGTCCCTGCGTATACCCACGCAGTGTTTGTCGAGCGCGGAGATCCAGAAGCTCCCACACTGCGTAGGAGTGGCGCGGAACCTGATATGGCTGACTGAGGACAGCAAGTTGATCCCCTCGTCGTCAAACTCTGGCGACGCCAGCCTGGAGCTCATTCTCCCCAGCTACATGCTCGCAAACGGGGAGCTAGAGCACCTTTCGAAGGCGGTAATCAAGATAACTTCCGAGATGTTTGCTGCCATTTGCGGTGGCATGAACAACCCAG CATCGCAAAAAGTCGCCGAACACGCCTGGTTGTTCGCGTTGCAGTCGCATGTGGCCAATTTGTGCCGCTGCCTCACGTCTGTTGCCACGTGCTACATGTCCCTCCTGAGGGGGTTGAGCAACCGCTTCAAGGTGATATCTTCTGAG ATCGGTCACTCCGATGACGCTTCGGGCGTCGGGAACGCCTCAGGCGCGGCGGATGTCAATACCAGTTCATCCGAATATGAGAACCTGATACAGAGTTTCGAGTCGTCTTTGGCAAGCTTAGATTCCACGTCTGTTAACCTAGAAAAGCTGGACAAGCTCGCTGGAGTGTGCGGAGACATGTCCGTTGCGTGTGTGTCGTTATCCACGAGCATCCTGTCAACGCAGCAGCGGCCCAAGGGCAAGTCCGCCGAGGCAGCAAAAGCCGGATCTGACGCGGGCGATCGCAAGCTGCTTCTAGGGCATGGCAACTTGGGAGTTGCTGCGTATTTGCGCGAACTTTTGGGCGGCGAAGGTGTCAGCGGCGTGAGGTCGTATCAGGTGTTGTGCAACTCGCTCGCGGGGCCGCGGCTCCTCCACCAATCAGCGCGTGTAGAGACGCTGCTTATCCCACGCAACCAGAAGGTGCGCAAGCTGAAGGTCCCCAAGGGAACCGTCGACACGTTGCCCGAGGAGATGCTGGTGCGCACCATTGTACTTGACGCTGTGCGCTCCATTTTCAAGCAGCATGGCGCATGCGAGATTGACACCCCGGTATTTGAGCTTCGAGAGACCCTAATGGGCAAATACGGCGAAGACCAGAAGCTCATCTTCGATCTGAAAGACAGCGGCGGTGAGCAGTTGTCACTGAGGTACGACCTGACGGTCCCATTTGCCAGATTCCTGGCTTCCAACAAGATTGACAAGATGAAGCGCTACCAGATCGGCAAAGTGTACCGCCGTGATGAGCCACAGATTAACCGCGGCCGGTTCCGCGAGTTCGTGCAGTGTGATCTGGACTACGCGGGCGTCCACCCGCCGATGGTGGCCGACGCCGAGGTGCTGTTCATACTCATTCGCGTGCTGCGGATGCTCCGCCCCGGTGGATTCCACGTCAAAATAGGACACCGAGTAGTTTTGGATGCCATCATGAGCCACTGCGGCGTGCCCTCTGAGATGCATCGCACGATATGCAGCTCCATCGACAAGCTTGACAAGGAGCCGTGGGCGAACGTGCGAGACGAGATGATGTGTGAGAAGGGGCTGTCTGTTAGCGTGGTAAATGCGCTTCAGGAATTCGTGGAGACAAAGGGGCCTATGCTAGATGTAGTTACGTTTTTGCGCGGGAAAAACATTGCCGGCGCCACCGAAGCGCTGGATGAGATGGTGCTGCTGAACCAGTACCTATCGGCCTACGGCGTCACCGCTGAGGAGCTCTCCTTCGATCTAAGTCTAGCTAGAGGACTGGACTACTATACTGGCGTCATTTTCGAGGCTGTGCTAACCGGAGCCTCCGTCGGCTCTGTCGGTGCTGGTGGCCGGTACGACGGCCTGATCGGGATGCTCTCCGGAAGGAACGTGCCATCTGTCGGCATGTCGGTAGGAATAGAACGCCTGATGAAGGTGGTTGCCCACGGCGACGTTTCGAGCGACATCACTGACGTGTTCGTGTGTACCGTTGGAGACGAGTCCATGGCGCTGGAGCGCCTGCGACTGTGCTCCCTTCTATGGGATGGAGGCGTCACTGCCGAGTTCCATTATAACGCACGCGCCAATTTACGCAAGCAATTTGACGCGGCCACCGCTAAAA GGGCCCAGCTCGCCGTGGTAGTCGGCATGTCAGAGGTAGCGGCCGGCACAGTCCGAATCAAGCCACTGAATTACAGCCGCGAGGATGGTACTGATGCGCAAGATGCGGGGAAGAGTGAAGAAGTCGTCGTTAGTAGGGCCGACATGGTACACACCGTCAGGCGTATCCTTGGTGAGGTTGGCGGGCGATATGTGCAGTTGACTAAGAACGTGATTCCAAACATGGCGCAGGTGTTATGA